Proteins encoded in a region of the Perca fluviatilis chromosome 6, GENO_Pfluv_1.0, whole genome shotgun sequence genome:
- the LOC120560874 gene encoding netrin-G2-like isoform X2, translating to MPPLLLLLLPALACCQSAGPFDECRSLRGSEAGPGWEFFPCQPPPANMKEVMQIRVDPPGITCGNPPERFCTLENPYLCSDECDASSPDLSHPPQLMGDRERGGLITYWQTVTWSRYPEPLLANITLSWNKSLEVVDDIVVTFEYGRPTSMVLEKSMDKGVTWQPYQYYADDCLEAFGMSPKQVSDLAPSNLTRVICTEQYSRWVGAKEEKIVVFEVRARFGVFAGPKLINMHALYTRMETMKGLRDFFTFTNLRLRLLRPALGGTYVQRDNLLKYFYAVSNIDVPARCKCNQHASQCVLRDATLQCECDHNTSGQDCQRCRQGFKSRSWRPGSYLPLPRGSANTCEAAETADKFSSSAEPKADTFPSRSPAPETGDTLYKPVSTIPDTTTPSTTVTTSSYTSANSPTVPDCSTDSEVSISDPVTPPPDSTTSPDNTDSTLSWTGTILPSDGPTTSTGAPTTTVLPEITLASDRALSGDTDPTNQAGDALPTAGADTTSPDVLPETPISAPPPDLPPPDGAFPDIPPLDEPPPDKVDFSFPSLGDPSSADRGPDSGPDYGPVPVGDPGNFPDNSRESVDISGSNSVDSGLDSVSAGLDTEEAVKGGIESTPEAVDDPGVDSSASQMEVKSSGEDSAARGPAGGSESVAKKDSKQEKTEEQKEEKVTEAKDETPKETKEGKETKEGKEKDDKGYEKKAPQKILIPGGPKVSQLSKIAYVSFQDCECNGHSNRCSYIDFINVVTCVSCKHNTRGQNCQFCRLGYYRNPSLPLDAEDVCVECECSAAGSVSPHCSESGLCQCKGGATGRRCDSCLPGYTWRGGGASCTENVCDEESLVCQNGGTCVDFRRCVCPANATGVLCENRVCLKKGGCQDDAESSAPSLTSQLYLLSLGLICSTLR from the exons GAGAACCCGTACCTGTGCAGCGATGAGTGTGACGCATCCAGCCCTGACCTGTCTCACCCTCCTCAGCTGatgggagacagggagaggggggggctcATCACCTACTGGCAGACGGTCACATGGTCCAGGTATCCTGAGCCCCTATTGGCCAACATCACGCTGTCCTGGAACAAGAGTCTGGAGGTGGTCGATGACATCGTCGTCACCTTCGAGTATGGCCGGCCAACCAGCATGGTGCTGGAGAAATCTATGGACAAAg gTGTAACATGGCAGCCGTATCAGTACTACGCTGATGATTGTCTGGAGGCGTTCGGTATGTCTCCTAAACAGGTCTCTGATTTAGCACCGAGCAACTTAACCCGGGTCATCTGCACTGAGCAGTACTCGCGCTGGGTCGGAGCCAAG GAGGAGAAGATCGTGGTGTTCGAGGTGCGCGCTCGGTTCGGGGTGTTTGCAGGTCCAAAGCTGATCAACATGCACGCGCTGTACACCCGGATGGAGACCATGAAGGGTCTGAGAGACTTCTTTACCTTCACCAACCTCCGCCTGAGACTCCTCCGCCCAGCGCTGGGAGGGACATACGTCCAGAGAGACAACCTGCTGAAATACTTCTACGCTGTTTCAAACATCGATGTTCCTGCCAG GTGTAAGTGTAACCAGCatgcatctcagtgtgtgttacGGGATGCGACGCTGCAGTGTGAATGCGACCACAACACAAGTGGACAGGACTGTCAGCGCTGCAGACAAGGGTTCAAATCCCGCAGCTGGAGACCGGGATCATACCTGCCGCTGCCCAGAGGCTCCGCCAACACCT GTGAGGCAGCAGAAACAGCAGACA AATTTAGCAGTTCAGCAGAACCAAAAGCGGATACATTTCCATCCAGAAGTCCAGCTCCAGAGACAGGAGACACTCTGTACAAACCAGTTTCCACAATCCCAGACACCACCACTCCCAGTACCACTGTTACCACCTCCAGTTACACCAGTGCCAACAGCCCCACTGTCCCAGACTGCAGCACTGACTCTGAAGTGTCTATTTCTGACCCAGTGACTCCGCCCCCTGACTCCACCACCTCACCAGACAACACAGACTCCACCCTCTCTTGGACTGGTACTATCTTACCTTCTGATGGGCCAACAACATCAACCGGGGCTCCAACAACAACAGTCCTCCCAGAAATAACCCTGGCCAGTGACAGGGCATTATCTGGAGATACAGACCCAACCAACCAGGCTGGAGATGCTCTACCCACAGCAGGAGCTGACACAACTTCTCCTGATGTTCTTCCAGAGACTCCGATCAGTGCACCACCTCCTGATCTACCTCCTCCAGATGGAGCCTTTCCAGATATTCCCCCTCTGGATGAACCTCCACCTGATAAAG TGGACTTTAGCTTCCCTTCTCTGGGTGACCCATCTTCAGCTGACCGTGGACCAGATTCTGGACCAGATTATGGACCAGTGCCTGTTGGTGATCCTGGGAACTTTCCAGATAATTCCCGTGAATCTGTTGATATTTCTGGATCAAATTCAGTCGACTCTGGACTGGATTCTGTCTCAGCCGGGCTGGATACAGAGGAAGCAGTAAAAGGTGGAATTGAGTCAACTCCTGAAGCAGTAGATGATCCAGGAGTAGATTCCTCTGCATCTCAGATGGAAGTAAAGTCTTCTGGAGAGGATTCAGCTGCTAGGGGACCAGCAGGAGGCTCAGAATCAGTTGCAAAGAAAGACTCTAAACAAGAGAAGACAGAAGagcaaaaagaggagaaag TCACTGAGGCCAAAGATGAAACACCAAAGGAaacaaaagaaggaaaagaaacaaaagaaggaAAGGAGAAAGATGACAAAGGCTATGAgaaaaaag CGCCCCAAAAGATTCTGATTCCAGGAGGACCAAAGGTCAGTCAGCTGTCCAAAATCGCCTACGTCTCCTTCCAGG ACTGCGAGTGTAATGGTCACTCCAACCGCTGCAGCTACATCGACTTCATCAACGTGGTCACATGTGtgagctgtaaacacaacacacgAGGGCAGAACTGCCAGTTCTGTCGCCTCGGTTACTATAGAAACCCCTCGCTGCCGCTGGACGCCGAGGACGTCTGTGTCg agtgTGAGTGCAGCGCGGCTGGCAGTGTGTCTCCTCACTGCTCCGAGTCCGGTCTCTGTCAGTGTAAAGGTGGAGCCACCGGGCGGCGCTGTGACTCCTGTCTGCCTGGATACACCTGGAGAGGGGGCGGAGCCAGCTGCACAG AGAATGTGTGTGACGAGGAGAGTCTGGTCTGTCAGAACGGAGGAACCTGTGTCGACTTCCGGCGCTGCGTCTGTCCGGCAAACGCCACAG gtgtgctGTGCGAGAACAGAGTGTGTCTGAAGAAGGGCGGTTGCCAGGACGACGCTGAGAGCTCTGCCCCCTCTCTGACATCACAGCTTTACCTGCTGAGCCTCGGTCTGATCTGCTCCACCCTCCGCTGA
- the LOC120560874 gene encoding uncharacterized protein LOC120560874 isoform X1 yields the protein MPPLLLLLLPALACCQSAGPFDECRSLRGSEAGPGWEFFPCQPPPANMKEVMQIRVDPPGITCGNPPERFCTLENPYLCSDECDASSPDLSHPPQLMGDRERGGLITYWQTVTWSRYPEPLLANITLSWNKSLEVVDDIVVTFEYGRPTSMVLEKSMDKGVTWQPYQYYADDCLEAFGMSPKQVSDLAPSNLTRVICTEQYSRWVGAKEEKIVVFEVRARFGVFAGPKLINMHALYTRMETMKGLRDFFTFTNLRLRLLRPALGGTYVQRDNLLKYFYAVSNIDVPARCKCNQHASQCVLRDATLQCECDHNTSGQDCQRCRQGFKSRSWRPGSYLPLPRGSANTCEAAETADTAGDSDSATSDRPPASSDRVTDTTTTTTTTTTESTTAAPITEYTTTTDIIITSDTPITEYTTPTDSITPANTFGIDFSDISMTTFLYMLTSDEADATITEYTTPTEPLGTSTADFTTTTDISTTTFLYTLNSDAADTTITEYTTPIDTFGTSTTDFTMTTDSFITTFTYMLTSESASTSTVSPSAVTNTASTPSTTDTLSITAETSSSSETSTVFDKDSVLTFSTIMTETSSTTDFVGTNDAGDFPEAGVDSTTTKVDTVFSTSDSDLFPEFSSSAEPKADTFPSRSPAPETGDTLYKPVSTIPDTTTPSTTVTTSSYTSANSPTVPDCSTDSEVSISDPVTPPPDSTTSPDNTDSTLSWTGTILPSDGPTTSTGAPTTTVLPEITLASDRALSGDTDPTNQAGDALPTAGADTTSPDVLPETPISAPPPDLPPPDGAFPDIPPLDEPPPDKVDFSFPSLGDPSSADRGPDSGPDYGPVPVGDPGNFPDNSRESVDISGSNSVDSGLDSVSAGLDTEEAVKGGIESTPEAVDDPGVDSSASQMEVKSSGEDSAARGPAGGSESVAKKDSKQEKTEEQKEEKVTEAKDETPKETKEGKETKEGKEKDDKGYEKKAPQKILIPGGPKVSQLSKIAYVSFQDCECNGHSNRCSYIDFINVVTCVSCKHNTRGQNCQFCRLGYYRNPSLPLDAEDVCVECECSAAGSVSPHCSESGLCQCKGGATGRRCDSCLPGYTWRGGGASCTENVCDEESLVCQNGGTCVDFRRCVCPANATGVLCENRVCLKKGGCQDDAESSAPSLTSQLYLLSLGLICSTLR from the exons GAGAACCCGTACCTGTGCAGCGATGAGTGTGACGCATCCAGCCCTGACCTGTCTCACCCTCCTCAGCTGatgggagacagggagaggggggggctcATCACCTACTGGCAGACGGTCACATGGTCCAGGTATCCTGAGCCCCTATTGGCCAACATCACGCTGTCCTGGAACAAGAGTCTGGAGGTGGTCGATGACATCGTCGTCACCTTCGAGTATGGCCGGCCAACCAGCATGGTGCTGGAGAAATCTATGGACAAAg gTGTAACATGGCAGCCGTATCAGTACTACGCTGATGATTGTCTGGAGGCGTTCGGTATGTCTCCTAAACAGGTCTCTGATTTAGCACCGAGCAACTTAACCCGGGTCATCTGCACTGAGCAGTACTCGCGCTGGGTCGGAGCCAAG GAGGAGAAGATCGTGGTGTTCGAGGTGCGCGCTCGGTTCGGGGTGTTTGCAGGTCCAAAGCTGATCAACATGCACGCGCTGTACACCCGGATGGAGACCATGAAGGGTCTGAGAGACTTCTTTACCTTCACCAACCTCCGCCTGAGACTCCTCCGCCCAGCGCTGGGAGGGACATACGTCCAGAGAGACAACCTGCTGAAATACTTCTACGCTGTTTCAAACATCGATGTTCCTGCCAG GTGTAAGTGTAACCAGCatgcatctcagtgtgtgttacGGGATGCGACGCTGCAGTGTGAATGCGACCACAACACAAGTGGACAGGACTGTCAGCGCTGCAGACAAGGGTTCAAATCCCGCAGCTGGAGACCGGGATCATACCTGCCGCTGCCCAGAGGCTCCGCCAACACCT GTGAGGCAGCAGAAACAGCAGACA CGGCTGGTGACTCTGACTCAGCAACATCTGATAGACCCCCTGCCTCATCAGATCGAGTGACTGAcactacaactactactactactactactactgaaaGTACTACTGCTGCTCCTATAACTGAATATACGACCACTACTGACATTATTATAACTTCTGACACTCCTATAACTGAATATACCACCCCTACTGACAGTATTACTCCAGCTAACACTTTTGGCATtgacttttctgacatttctatGACTACTTTTCTGTACATGTTGACTTCTGATGAAGCTGACGCTACTATAACTGAATATACCACCCCTACTGAACCTTTAGGCACTTCCACTGCTGACTTTACTACGACTACAGACATTTCTACAACTACTTTTCTGTACACGTTGAATTCTGATGCAGCAGACACTACTATAACTGAATATACCACCCCTATTGACACTTTCGGCACTTCCACTACCGACTTTACTATGACTACAGACAGTTTTATAACTACTTTCACGTACATGTTGACTTCTGAATCAGCTTCTACAAGCACAGTGAGTCCATCTGCTGTCACAAATACAGCCAGTACTCCTTCTACCACTGACACATTGAGTATTACTGCTGAAACAAGTTCTAGCAGTGAAACTAGCACTGTATTCGACAAAGACAGTGTTCTTACTTTTAGTACCATTATGACTGAAACTAGCTCTACAACTGACTTTGTTGGTACAAACGATGCTGGGGACTTTCCCGAAGCTGGAGTAGACTCTACGACTACAAAAGTTGACACAGTTTTTAGTACTTCAGACTCTGATCTGTTTCCAGAATTTAGCAGTTCAGCAGAACCAAAAGCGGATACATTTCCATCCAGAAGTCCAGCTCCAGAGACAGGAGACACTCTGTACAAACCAGTTTCCACAATCCCAGACACCACCACTCCCAGTACCACTGTTACCACCTCCAGTTACACCAGTGCCAACAGCCCCACTGTCCCAGACTGCAGCACTGACTCTGAAGTGTCTATTTCTGACCCAGTGACTCCGCCCCCTGACTCCACCACCTCACCAGACAACACAGACTCCACCCTCTCTTGGACTGGTACTATCTTACCTTCTGATGGGCCAACAACATCAACCGGGGCTCCAACAACAACAGTCCTCCCAGAAATAACCCTGGCCAGTGACAGGGCATTATCTGGAGATACAGACCCAACCAACCAGGCTGGAGATGCTCTACCCACAGCAGGAGCTGACACAACTTCTCCTGATGTTCTTCCAGAGACTCCGATCAGTGCACCACCTCCTGATCTACCTCCTCCAGATGGAGCCTTTCCAGATATTCCCCCTCTGGATGAACCTCCACCTGATAAAG TGGACTTTAGCTTCCCTTCTCTGGGTGACCCATCTTCAGCTGACCGTGGACCAGATTCTGGACCAGATTATGGACCAGTGCCTGTTGGTGATCCTGGGAACTTTCCAGATAATTCCCGTGAATCTGTTGATATTTCTGGATCAAATTCAGTCGACTCTGGACTGGATTCTGTCTCAGCCGGGCTGGATACAGAGGAAGCAGTAAAAGGTGGAATTGAGTCAACTCCTGAAGCAGTAGATGATCCAGGAGTAGATTCCTCTGCATCTCAGATGGAAGTAAAGTCTTCTGGAGAGGATTCAGCTGCTAGGGGACCAGCAGGAGGCTCAGAATCAGTTGCAAAGAAAGACTCTAAACAAGAGAAGACAGAAGagcaaaaagaggagaaag TCACTGAGGCCAAAGATGAAACACCAAAGGAaacaaaagaaggaaaagaaacaaaagaaggaAAGGAGAAAGATGACAAAGGCTATGAgaaaaaag CGCCCCAAAAGATTCTGATTCCAGGAGGACCAAAGGTCAGTCAGCTGTCCAAAATCGCCTACGTCTCCTTCCAGG ACTGCGAGTGTAATGGTCACTCCAACCGCTGCAGCTACATCGACTTCATCAACGTGGTCACATGTGtgagctgtaaacacaacacacgAGGGCAGAACTGCCAGTTCTGTCGCCTCGGTTACTATAGAAACCCCTCGCTGCCGCTGGACGCCGAGGACGTCTGTGTCg agtgTGAGTGCAGCGCGGCTGGCAGTGTGTCTCCTCACTGCTCCGAGTCCGGTCTCTGTCAGTGTAAAGGTGGAGCCACCGGGCGGCGCTGTGACTCCTGTCTGCCTGGATACACCTGGAGAGGGGGCGGAGCCAGCTGCACAG AGAATGTGTGTGACGAGGAGAGTCTGGTCTGTCAGAACGGAGGAACCTGTGTCGACTTCCGGCGCTGCGTCTGTCCGGCAAACGCCACAG gtgtgctGTGCGAGAACAGAGTGTGTCTGAAGAAGGGCGGTTGCCAGGACGACGCTGAGAGCTCTGCCCCCTCTCTGACATCACAGCTTTACCTGCTGAGCCTCGGTCTGATCTGCTCCACCCTCCGCTGA
- the LOC120560874 gene encoding netrin-G2-like isoform X4, producing the protein MPPLLLLLLPALACCQSAGPFDECRSLRGSEAGPGWEFFPCQPPPANMKEVMQIRVDPPGITCGNPPERFCTLENPYLCSDECDASSPDLSHPPQLMGDRERGGLITYWQTVTWSRYPEPLLANITLSWNKSLEVVDDIVVTFEYGRPTSMVLEKSMDKGVTWQPYQYYADDCLEAFGMSPKQVSDLAPSNLTRVICTEQYSRWVGAKEEKIVVFEVRARFGVFAGPKLINMHALYTRMETMKGLRDFFTFTNLRLRLLRPALGGTYVQRDNLLKYFYAVSNIDVPARCKCNQHASQCVLRDATLQCECDHNTSGQDCQRCRQGFKSRSWRPGSYLPLPRGSANTCEAAETADKTPISAPPPDLPPPDGAFPDIPPLDEPPPDKVDFSFPSLGDPSSADRGPDSGPDYGPVPVGDPGNFPDNSRESVDISGSNSVDSGLDSVSAGLDTEEAVKGGIESTPEAVDDPGVDSSASQMEVKSSGEDSAARGPAGGSESVAKKDSKQEKTEEQKEEKVTEAKDETPKETKEGKETKEGKEKDDKGYEKKAPQKILIPGGPKVSQLSKIAYVSFQDCECNGHSNRCSYIDFINVVTCVSCKHNTRGQNCQFCRLGYYRNPSLPLDAEDVCVECECSAAGSVSPHCSESGLCQCKGGATGRRCDSCLPGYTWRGGGASCTENVCDEESLVCQNGGTCVDFRRCVCPANATGVLCENRVCLKKGGCQDDAESSAPSLTSQLYLLSLGLICSTLR; encoded by the exons GAGAACCCGTACCTGTGCAGCGATGAGTGTGACGCATCCAGCCCTGACCTGTCTCACCCTCCTCAGCTGatgggagacagggagaggggggggctcATCACCTACTGGCAGACGGTCACATGGTCCAGGTATCCTGAGCCCCTATTGGCCAACATCACGCTGTCCTGGAACAAGAGTCTGGAGGTGGTCGATGACATCGTCGTCACCTTCGAGTATGGCCGGCCAACCAGCATGGTGCTGGAGAAATCTATGGACAAAg gTGTAACATGGCAGCCGTATCAGTACTACGCTGATGATTGTCTGGAGGCGTTCGGTATGTCTCCTAAACAGGTCTCTGATTTAGCACCGAGCAACTTAACCCGGGTCATCTGCACTGAGCAGTACTCGCGCTGGGTCGGAGCCAAG GAGGAGAAGATCGTGGTGTTCGAGGTGCGCGCTCGGTTCGGGGTGTTTGCAGGTCCAAAGCTGATCAACATGCACGCGCTGTACACCCGGATGGAGACCATGAAGGGTCTGAGAGACTTCTTTACCTTCACCAACCTCCGCCTGAGACTCCTCCGCCCAGCGCTGGGAGGGACATACGTCCAGAGAGACAACCTGCTGAAATACTTCTACGCTGTTTCAAACATCGATGTTCCTGCCAG GTGTAAGTGTAACCAGCatgcatctcagtgtgtgttacGGGATGCGACGCTGCAGTGTGAATGCGACCACAACACAAGTGGACAGGACTGTCAGCGCTGCAGACAAGGGTTCAAATCCCGCAGCTGGAGACCGGGATCATACCTGCCGCTGCCCAGAGGCTCCGCCAACACCT GTGAGGCAGCAGAAACAGCAGACA AGACTCCGATCAGTGCACCACCTCCTGATCTACCTCCTCCAGATGGAGCCTTTCCAGATATTCCCCCTCTGGATGAACCTCCACCTGATAAAG TGGACTTTAGCTTCCCTTCTCTGGGTGACCCATCTTCAGCTGACCGTGGACCAGATTCTGGACCAGATTATGGACCAGTGCCTGTTGGTGATCCTGGGAACTTTCCAGATAATTCCCGTGAATCTGTTGATATTTCTGGATCAAATTCAGTCGACTCTGGACTGGATTCTGTCTCAGCCGGGCTGGATACAGAGGAAGCAGTAAAAGGTGGAATTGAGTCAACTCCTGAAGCAGTAGATGATCCAGGAGTAGATTCCTCTGCATCTCAGATGGAAGTAAAGTCTTCTGGAGAGGATTCAGCTGCTAGGGGACCAGCAGGAGGCTCAGAATCAGTTGCAAAGAAAGACTCTAAACAAGAGAAGACAGAAGagcaaaaagaggagaaag TCACTGAGGCCAAAGATGAAACACCAAAGGAaacaaaagaaggaaaagaaacaaaagaaggaAAGGAGAAAGATGACAAAGGCTATGAgaaaaaag CGCCCCAAAAGATTCTGATTCCAGGAGGACCAAAGGTCAGTCAGCTGTCCAAAATCGCCTACGTCTCCTTCCAGG ACTGCGAGTGTAATGGTCACTCCAACCGCTGCAGCTACATCGACTTCATCAACGTGGTCACATGTGtgagctgtaaacacaacacacgAGGGCAGAACTGCCAGTTCTGTCGCCTCGGTTACTATAGAAACCCCTCGCTGCCGCTGGACGCCGAGGACGTCTGTGTCg agtgTGAGTGCAGCGCGGCTGGCAGTGTGTCTCCTCACTGCTCCGAGTCCGGTCTCTGTCAGTGTAAAGGTGGAGCCACCGGGCGGCGCTGTGACTCCTGTCTGCCTGGATACACCTGGAGAGGGGGCGGAGCCAGCTGCACAG AGAATGTGTGTGACGAGGAGAGTCTGGTCTGTCAGAACGGAGGAACCTGTGTCGACTTCCGGCGCTGCGTCTGTCCGGCAAACGCCACAG gtgtgctGTGCGAGAACAGAGTGTGTCTGAAGAAGGGCGGTTGCCAGGACGACGCTGAGAGCTCTGCCCCCTCTCTGACATCACAGCTTTACCTGCTGAGCCTCGGTCTGATCTGCTCCACCCTCCGCTGA
- the LOC120560874 gene encoding netrin-G2-like isoform X3, translated as MPPLLLLLLPALACCQSAGPFDECRSLRGSEAGPGWEFFPCQPPPANMKEVMQIRVDPPGITCGNPPERFCTLENPYLCSDECDASSPDLSHPPQLMGDRERGGLITYWQTVTWSRYPEPLLANITLSWNKSLEVVDDIVVTFEYGRPTSMVLEKSMDKGVTWQPYQYYADDCLEAFGMSPKQVSDLAPSNLTRVICTEQYSRWVGAKEEKIVVFEVRARFGVFAGPKLINMHALYTRMETMKGLRDFFTFTNLRLRLLRPALGGTYVQRDNLLKYFYAVSNIDVPARCKCNQHASQCVLRDATLQCECDHNTSGQDCQRCRQGFKSRSWRPGSYLPLPRGSANTCEAAETADMTPPPDSTTSPDNTDSTLSWTGTILPSDGPTTSTGAPTTTVLPEITLASDRALSGDTDPTNQAGDALPTAGADTTSPDVLPETPISAPPPDLPPPDGAFPDIPPLDEPPPDKVDFSFPSLGDPSSADRGPDSGPDYGPVPVGDPGNFPDNSRESVDISGSNSVDSGLDSVSAGLDTEEAVKGGIESTPEAVDDPGVDSSASQMEVKSSGEDSAARGPAGGSESVAKKDSKQEKTEEQKEEKVTEAKDETPKETKEGKETKEGKEKDDKGYEKKAPQKILIPGGPKVSQLSKIAYVSFQDCECNGHSNRCSYIDFINVVTCVSCKHNTRGQNCQFCRLGYYRNPSLPLDAEDVCVECECSAAGSVSPHCSESGLCQCKGGATGRRCDSCLPGYTWRGGGASCTENVCDEESLVCQNGGTCVDFRRCVCPANATGVLCENRVCLKKGGCQDDAESSAPSLTSQLYLLSLGLICSTLR; from the exons GAGAACCCGTACCTGTGCAGCGATGAGTGTGACGCATCCAGCCCTGACCTGTCTCACCCTCCTCAGCTGatgggagacagggagaggggggggctcATCACCTACTGGCAGACGGTCACATGGTCCAGGTATCCTGAGCCCCTATTGGCCAACATCACGCTGTCCTGGAACAAGAGTCTGGAGGTGGTCGATGACATCGTCGTCACCTTCGAGTATGGCCGGCCAACCAGCATGGTGCTGGAGAAATCTATGGACAAAg gTGTAACATGGCAGCCGTATCAGTACTACGCTGATGATTGTCTGGAGGCGTTCGGTATGTCTCCTAAACAGGTCTCTGATTTAGCACCGAGCAACTTAACCCGGGTCATCTGCACTGAGCAGTACTCGCGCTGGGTCGGAGCCAAG GAGGAGAAGATCGTGGTGTTCGAGGTGCGCGCTCGGTTCGGGGTGTTTGCAGGTCCAAAGCTGATCAACATGCACGCGCTGTACACCCGGATGGAGACCATGAAGGGTCTGAGAGACTTCTTTACCTTCACCAACCTCCGCCTGAGACTCCTCCGCCCAGCGCTGGGAGGGACATACGTCCAGAGAGACAACCTGCTGAAATACTTCTACGCTGTTTCAAACATCGATGTTCCTGCCAG GTGTAAGTGTAACCAGCatgcatctcagtgtgtgttacGGGATGCGACGCTGCAGTGTGAATGCGACCACAACACAAGTGGACAGGACTGTCAGCGCTGCAGACAAGGGTTCAAATCCCGCAGCTGGAGACCGGGATCATACCTGCCGCTGCCCAGAGGCTCCGCCAACACCT GTGAGGCAGCAGAAACAGCAGACA TGACTCCGCCCCCTGACTCCACCACCTCACCAGACAACACAGACTCCACCCTCTCTTGGACTGGTACTATCTTACCTTCTGATGGGCCAACAACATCAACCGGGGCTCCAACAACAACAGTCCTCCCAGAAATAACCCTGGCCAGTGACAGGGCATTATCTGGAGATACAGACCCAACCAACCAGGCTGGAGATGCTCTACCCACAGCAGGAGCTGACACAACTTCTCCTGATGTTCTTCCAGAGACTCCGATCAGTGCACCACCTCCTGATCTACCTCCTCCAGATGGAGCCTTTCCAGATATTCCCCCTCTGGATGAACCTCCACCTGATAAAG TGGACTTTAGCTTCCCTTCTCTGGGTGACCCATCTTCAGCTGACCGTGGACCAGATTCTGGACCAGATTATGGACCAGTGCCTGTTGGTGATCCTGGGAACTTTCCAGATAATTCCCGTGAATCTGTTGATATTTCTGGATCAAATTCAGTCGACTCTGGACTGGATTCTGTCTCAGCCGGGCTGGATACAGAGGAAGCAGTAAAAGGTGGAATTGAGTCAACTCCTGAAGCAGTAGATGATCCAGGAGTAGATTCCTCTGCATCTCAGATGGAAGTAAAGTCTTCTGGAGAGGATTCAGCTGCTAGGGGACCAGCAGGAGGCTCAGAATCAGTTGCAAAGAAAGACTCTAAACAAGAGAAGACAGAAGagcaaaaagaggagaaag TCACTGAGGCCAAAGATGAAACACCAAAGGAaacaaaagaaggaaaagaaacaaaagaaggaAAGGAGAAAGATGACAAAGGCTATGAgaaaaaag CGCCCCAAAAGATTCTGATTCCAGGAGGACCAAAGGTCAGTCAGCTGTCCAAAATCGCCTACGTCTCCTTCCAGG ACTGCGAGTGTAATGGTCACTCCAACCGCTGCAGCTACATCGACTTCATCAACGTGGTCACATGTGtgagctgtaaacacaacacacgAGGGCAGAACTGCCAGTTCTGTCGCCTCGGTTACTATAGAAACCCCTCGCTGCCGCTGGACGCCGAGGACGTCTGTGTCg agtgTGAGTGCAGCGCGGCTGGCAGTGTGTCTCCTCACTGCTCCGAGTCCGGTCTCTGTCAGTGTAAAGGTGGAGCCACCGGGCGGCGCTGTGACTCCTGTCTGCCTGGATACACCTGGAGAGGGGGCGGAGCCAGCTGCACAG AGAATGTGTGTGACGAGGAGAGTCTGGTCTGTCAGAACGGAGGAACCTGTGTCGACTTCCGGCGCTGCGTCTGTCCGGCAAACGCCACAG gtgtgctGTGCGAGAACAGAGTGTGTCTGAAGAAGGGCGGTTGCCAGGACGACGCTGAGAGCTCTGCCCCCTCTCTGACATCACAGCTTTACCTGCTGAGCCTCGGTCTGATCTGCTCCACCCTCCGCTGA